In the Sus scrofa isolate TJ Tabasco breed Duroc chromosome 6, Sscrofa11.1, whole genome shotgun sequence genome, one interval contains:
- the HIF3A gene encoding hypoxia-inducible factor 3-alpha isoform X2, with product MERIIEPSCPGGGGPTPPPPHSSSHPLFPGPGPPAQGGPPTPTLWAGRQTGLEQNGTGGRNVLWAEQDWRPLPPASQAGEGEGNCWLPPCLPQPGPFYASHPVARNSFFLICLRRKESPLLSPDQASGWARRSPAGEDKESSTELRKEKSRDAARSRRSQETEVLYQLAHTLPFARGVSAHLDKASIMRLTISYLRMHRLCAAGEWNQVGAGGEPLDACYLKALEGFVMVLTAEGDMAYLSENVSKHLGLSQLELIGHSIFDFIHPCDQEELQDALTPRQSLSKKKPEAPTERCFSLRMKSTLTSRGRTLNLKAATWKVLHCSGHMRAYKPPSQTSPAGSPGPNLEPPLQCLVLICEAIPHPDSLEPPLGRGAFLSRHSLDMKFTYCDERIAEVAGYRPDDLIGCSAYEYIHALDSDAVGQSIHALLSKGQAVTGQYRFLARSGGYLWTQTQATVVSGGRGPQSESIVCVHFLISQVEETEVVLSLEQTERHSRRPIQRGTPSQEDAPNPGDSLDTSGPRILAFLHPPTLSEAALAADPRRFCSPDLRRLLAPILDGTSVAATPSAPPATRCPQSPLPADLPDELLADVENAHKFFASGKDLDAVETDLDIAQDADALDLEMLAPYISMDDDFQLNSSEQLPRAYHRLSGAVPRPRARSFHGMSPPTPEPTLLPRWGSDPRLSCSSPSRGVPSAASPMAGARKRALAQSSEDEAEGVELLGVRPPKRSPSPEPENFLLPPLSLSFLLTGGPAPGSRQDPGTHLLELNEPLGLGPSLLSLSRDEDAAQSRSHFQPAADLAQAH from the exons ATGGAGAGGATTATAGAGCCCAGCtgcccaggaggtggggggccaaccccacccccaccccattcctcttcccaccccctgTTCCCTGGGCCTGGGCCCCCAGCTCAGGGaggcccacccacccccaccctctgggcAGGAAGACAAACAGGGCTGGAGCAGAACGGGACAGGAGGACGGAATGTCCTCTGGGCGGAGCAGGACTGGAGGCCCCTGCCCCCCGCCAGCCAGGCGGGAGAGGGTGAGGGCAATTGCTGGCTCCCTCCATgcctcccccagcctggccccttctATGCCTCCCACCCAGTTGCAAGGAACAgttttttcctcatctgtctgCGGAGAAAGGAGAGTCCCCTCCTCTCCCCGGACCAAGCCTCTGGGTGGGCCCGGAGGTCTCCTGCTGGGGAGGACAAGGA GTCGAGCACCGAGCTGCGCAAGGAGAAGTCCCGGGATGCGGCCCGCAGCCGGCGCAGCCAGGAGACcgaggtgctgtaccagctggCACACACGCTGCCCTTCGCGCGTGGGGTCAGCGCCCACCTGGACAAGGCCTCCATCATGCGCCTCACCATCAGCTACCTGCGCATGCACCGCCTCTGCGCCGCAG GGGAGTGGAACCAGGTTGGAGCAGGGGGCGAACCATTGGACGCCTGCTACCTGAAGGCCCTGGAGGGTTTCGTTATGGTGCTCACCGCCGAGGGAGACATGGCTTACCTGTCGGAGAATGTCAGCAAACACCTGGGCCTCAGTCAG CTTGAGCTGATCGGACACAGTATCTTCGATTTTATCCATCCCTGTGACCAAGAGGAGCTTCAGGACGCTCTGACTCCCCGGCAGA GCCTGTCCAAAAAGAAGCCGGAGGCCCCCACCGAGCGGTGCTTCTCCTTGCGCATGAAGAGCACGCTCACCAGCCGCGGGCGCACCCTCAACCTCAAGGCGGCCACCTGGAAG GTACTGCACTGTTCTGGACACATGAGGGCCTACAAGCCCCCTTCGCAGACTTCCCCCGCTGGGAGCCCCGGCCCCAACCTGGAGCCCCCCCTGCAATGCCTGGtgctcatctgtgaagccatcccCCACCCTGACAGCCTGGAGCCTCCGCTGGGCCGGGGGGCCTTCCTCAGCCGCCACAGCCTGGACATGAAGTTCACCTATTGTGACGAGAG GATCGCGGAGGTTGCCGGCTACAGGCCCGATGACCTGATTGGCTGTTCCGCCTACGAGTACATCCACGCGCTGGACTCGGACGCCGTCGGCCAGAGCATCCACGCTT tgCTGAGCAAGGGCCAGGCAGTCACGGGGCAGTACCGCTTCCTGGCCCGGAGTGGTGGCTACCTGTGGACCcagacccaggccacagtggtgtcAGGGGGCCGGGGCCCCCAATCTGAGAGTATCGTCTGCGTCCACTTCCTGATCAG CCAGGTGGAAGAGACCGAAGTGGTGCTGTCCCTGGAGCAAACGGAGCGGCACTCTCGCAGACCCATTCAGCGGGGCACCCCCTCTCAGGAGGATGCTCCTAATCCTGGGGACAGCCTTG ACACCTCTGGTCCCCGGATCCTGGCCTTCCTGCACCCCCCTACCCTGAGTGAAGCTGCCCTGGCCGCTGACCCCCGTCGCTTCTGTAGCCCTGACCTCCGTCGCCTCCTGGCACCGATCCTGGATGGGACTTCAGTAGCTGCCACCCCCAGCGCACCCCCGGCCACACGGTGCCCCCAAAGTCCTCTTCCG GCTGATCTCCCAGATGAACTGCTTGCAGATGTGGAGAACGCACACAAATTCTTTGCCTCTGGGAAAGACCTGGATGCAGTGGAGACAGACCTAGATATAGCTCAG GACGCCGACGCTCTGGATTTGGAGATGCTGGCCCCCTACATCTCCATGGATGATGACTTCCAGCTCAACTCCAGCGAGCAGCTGCCCAGGGCCTACCACCGACTTTCAGGGGCTGTCCCCCGGCCCCGTGCTCGGAGTTTCCACGGCATGTCGCCCCCAACCCCTGAGCCCACTCTGCTGCCCCGCTGGGGGAGCGACCCCCGGCTGAGCTGCTCCAGCCCTTCCAGAGGGGTCCCCTCAGCAGCTTCCCCCATGGCTGGGGCCCGGAAGAG GGCCCTGGCCCAGAGCTCAGAGGATGAGGCAGAGGGGGTGGAGCTGCTGGGAGTGAGACCCCCCAAACGGTCCCCCAGCCCAGAACCTGAAAACTTCCTGCTGCCTCCCCTCAGCCTG AGTTTCCTTCTGACAGGAGGGCCAGCCCCAGGGAGCCGGCAGGACCCTGGCACCCACCTCCTGGAACTGAATGAGCCCCTGG gcctgggcccctccctgctctccctcTCCCGGGATGAGGACGCCGCCCAGTCCAGGAGCCACTTCCAGCCAGCGGCAGACTTGGCCCAGGCCCACTGA
- the HIF3A gene encoding hypoxia-inducible factor 3-alpha isoform X6 produces the protein MRLTISYLRMHRLCAAGEWNQVGAGGEPLDACYLKALEGFVMVLTAEGDMAYLSENVSKHLGLSQLELIGHSIFDFIHPCDQEELQDALTPRQSLSKKKPEAPTERCFSLRMKSTLTSRGRTLNLKAATWKVLHCSGHMRAYKPPSQTSPAGSPGPNLEPPLQCLVLICEAIPHPDSLEPPLGRGAFLSRHSLDMKFTYCDERIAEVAGYRPDDLIGCSAYEYIHALDSDAVGQSIHALLSKGQAVTGQYRFLARSGGYLWTQTQATVVSGGRGPQSESIVCVHFLISQVEETEVVLSLEQTERHSRRPIQRGTPSQEDAPNPGDSLDTSGPRILAFLHPPTLSEAALAADPRRFCSPDLRRLLAPILDGTSVAATPSAPPATRCPQSPLPADLPDELLADVENAHKFFASGKDLDAVETDLDIAQDADALDLEMLAPYISMDDDFQLNSSEQLPRAYHRLSGAVPRPRARSFHGMSPPTPEPTLLPRWGSDPRLSCSSPSRGVPSAASPMAGARKRALAQSSEDEAEGVELLGVRPPKRSPSPEPENFLLPPLSLAWAPPCSPSPGMRTPPSPGATSSQRQTWPRPTEPSPLPTSLPPPAERTPIILQAGSQRTGWGCRERGSLSSQGPPPALGLPQPPPLRTPYCLGRSGVVSAQ, from the exons ATGCGCCTCACCATCAGCTACCTGCGCATGCACCGCCTCTGCGCCGCAG GGGAGTGGAACCAGGTTGGAGCAGGGGGCGAACCATTGGACGCCTGCTACCTGAAGGCCCTGGAGGGTTTCGTTATGGTGCTCACCGCCGAGGGAGACATGGCTTACCTGTCGGAGAATGTCAGCAAACACCTGGGCCTCAGTCAG CTTGAGCTGATCGGACACAGTATCTTCGATTTTATCCATCCCTGTGACCAAGAGGAGCTTCAGGACGCTCTGACTCCCCGGCAGA GCCTGTCCAAAAAGAAGCCGGAGGCCCCCACCGAGCGGTGCTTCTCCTTGCGCATGAAGAGCACGCTCACCAGCCGCGGGCGCACCCTCAACCTCAAGGCGGCCACCTGGAAG GTACTGCACTGTTCTGGACACATGAGGGCCTACAAGCCCCCTTCGCAGACTTCCCCCGCTGGGAGCCCCGGCCCCAACCTGGAGCCCCCCCTGCAATGCCTGGtgctcatctgtgaagccatcccCCACCCTGACAGCCTGGAGCCTCCGCTGGGCCGGGGGGCCTTCCTCAGCCGCCACAGCCTGGACATGAAGTTCACCTATTGTGACGAGAG GATCGCGGAGGTTGCCGGCTACAGGCCCGATGACCTGATTGGCTGTTCCGCCTACGAGTACATCCACGCGCTGGACTCGGACGCCGTCGGCCAGAGCATCCACGCTT tgCTGAGCAAGGGCCAGGCAGTCACGGGGCAGTACCGCTTCCTGGCCCGGAGTGGTGGCTACCTGTGGACCcagacccaggccacagtggtgtcAGGGGGCCGGGGCCCCCAATCTGAGAGTATCGTCTGCGTCCACTTCCTGATCAG CCAGGTGGAAGAGACCGAAGTGGTGCTGTCCCTGGAGCAAACGGAGCGGCACTCTCGCAGACCCATTCAGCGGGGCACCCCCTCTCAGGAGGATGCTCCTAATCCTGGGGACAGCCTTG ACACCTCTGGTCCCCGGATCCTGGCCTTCCTGCACCCCCCTACCCTGAGTGAAGCTGCCCTGGCCGCTGACCCCCGTCGCTTCTGTAGCCCTGACCTCCGTCGCCTCCTGGCACCGATCCTGGATGGGACTTCAGTAGCTGCCACCCCCAGCGCACCCCCGGCCACACGGTGCCCCCAAAGTCCTCTTCCG GCTGATCTCCCAGATGAACTGCTTGCAGATGTGGAGAACGCACACAAATTCTTTGCCTCTGGGAAAGACCTGGATGCAGTGGAGACAGACCTAGATATAGCTCAG GACGCCGACGCTCTGGATTTGGAGATGCTGGCCCCCTACATCTCCATGGATGATGACTTCCAGCTCAACTCCAGCGAGCAGCTGCCCAGGGCCTACCACCGACTTTCAGGGGCTGTCCCCCGGCCCCGTGCTCGGAGTTTCCACGGCATGTCGCCCCCAACCCCTGAGCCCACTCTGCTGCCCCGCTGGGGGAGCGACCCCCGGCTGAGCTGCTCCAGCCCTTCCAGAGGGGTCCCCTCAGCAGCTTCCCCCATGGCTGGGGCCCGGAAGAG GGCCCTGGCCCAGAGCTCAGAGGATGAGGCAGAGGGGGTGGAGCTGCTGGGAGTGAGACCCCCCAAACGGTCCCCCAGCCCAGAACCTGAAAACTTCCTGCTGCCTCCCCTCAGCCTG gcctgggcccctccctgctctccctcTCCCGGGATGAGGACGCCGCCCAGTCCAGGAGCCACTTCCAGCCAGCGGCAGACTTGGCCCAGGCCCACTGAGCCCAgccctcttcccacctccctcccgccccccgcaGAGAGGACGCCAATCATACTCCAAGCCGGCAGCCAACGCACAGGGTGGGGGTGCCGGGAGAGGGGTTCCCTCTCCTCTCAGGGGCCCCCACCCGCCTTGGGCCtacctcagcccccacccctccgTACCCCCTACTGTCTGGGGCGCTCTGGAGTGGTCTCAGCTCAGTGA